Proteins encoded in a region of the Paucibacter sediminis genome:
- a CDS encoding GNAT family N-acetyltransferase: MIVIRPLRADDDLHALTALLHKAYAALAAQGWNFTAADQSVAVTAKRVAAGGCLVAERAGRLLGTVNVRGPYRPEQDAWCLNTPWYLREDTAILSQFAVDPDCQGQGLGERLMDAAEAWATERGFAHVALDTAGPAQHLRQRYLKRGYQQVGEVQWDGKTYSSVLMVKPLRTKEIA, translated from the coding sequence ATGATCGTGATCCGCCCCCTGCGTGCCGACGATGATCTGCACGCGCTCACCGCGCTGCTGCACAAGGCCTATGCGGCCCTGGCCGCGCAGGGCTGGAACTTCACCGCGGCCGACCAGAGCGTGGCCGTTACCGCCAAGCGGGTGGCCGCCGGCGGCTGCCTGGTGGCGGAGCGCGCGGGCCGCCTGCTGGGCACGGTGAATGTGCGCGGGCCCTACCGGCCCGAGCAGGATGCCTGGTGCCTCAACACGCCCTGGTATCTGCGCGAGGACACCGCCATCCTGTCGCAGTTCGCCGTCGACCCGGATTGCCAGGGCCAGGGCCTGGGCGAGCGCCTGATGGACGCCGCCGAGGCCTGGGCCACCGAGCGCGGCTTCGCCCATGTGGCGCTCGACACCGCCGGCCCCGCCCAGCACCTGCGCCAGCGTTATCTCAAGCGCGGCTACCAGCAGGTCGGCGAGGTGCAGTGGGACGGCAAGACCTATTCCAGCGTGCTGATGGTGAAGCCGCTGCGGACGAAGGAAATCGCATGA
- a CDS encoding enoyl-CoA hydratase/isomerase family protein gives MTTSSLKIERMGHVARVTLNRPEVRNAFNEAVIAELTQAFAELAQDPTLRAIVLAAEGKAFCAGADLNWMKAMAGYSWDENHADASRLAEMLWTIYSCPVPVIARVQGDVYAGGVGLVSVCDMVVAVEGAGFCLSEAKLGLLPATIGPYVVRALGEQASRRYFLTAERFGAAEAQRLGLVHELATPETLDERVDALLAALVANGPAAVRACKKLVQDVAHQAITPALRDDTARRIADIRASAEGREGVQSFLNKSKPSWLA, from the coding sequence ATGACGACCAGCAGCTTGAAGATTGAACGCATGGGCCATGTGGCCCGCGTGACCCTGAACCGCCCCGAGGTGCGCAATGCCTTCAACGAGGCGGTGATCGCCGAACTCACGCAGGCCTTTGCCGAGCTGGCGCAAGACCCGACCCTGCGGGCCATCGTGCTGGCCGCCGAGGGCAAGGCCTTCTGCGCCGGCGCCGATCTCAACTGGATGAAGGCCATGGCCGGCTACAGCTGGGACGAGAACCACGCCGATGCCTCGCGCCTGGCCGAGATGCTGTGGACCATCTACAGCTGCCCGGTGCCCGTGATCGCACGTGTGCAGGGCGATGTCTATGCCGGCGGCGTGGGCCTGGTGTCGGTGTGCGACATGGTGGTGGCGGTGGAGGGCGCGGGCTTCTGCCTGTCGGAGGCCAAGCTGGGCCTGCTGCCGGCCACCATCGGCCCCTATGTGGTGCGGGCGCTGGGTGAGCAGGCCTCGCGCCGCTACTTCCTCACCGCCGAGCGCTTCGGCGCCGCCGAGGCGCAGCGCCTGGGCCTGGTGCATGAGCTGGCCACGCCGGAGACGCTGGACGAGCGGGTCGATGCCCTGCTGGCGGCCCTGGTGGCCAACGGCCCGGCCGCCGTGCGCGCCTGCAAGAAGCTGGTGCAGGACGTGGCCCATCAGGCCATCACGCCCGCGCTGCGCGACGACACCGCGCGCCGCATTGCCGACATCCGCGCCAGCGCCGAGGGCCGCGAAGGTGTGCAGTCCTTCCTGAACAAGAGCAAGCCCAGCTGGCTGGCATGA
- a CDS encoding hydroxymethylglutaryl-CoA lyase, with amino-acid sequence MNLPSRVTLVDVGPRDGLQNEKQPVATEHKAQLVAMLQAAGLREIEVTSFVSPKWVPQMADNEAVMAAIARQPGVRYSVLTPNMKGLEAALPTKPDEIVVFAAASEAFSQKNINCSIAESIERFAPVVEAAHAAGLKVRGALSCAVGCPYEGDISADQVERVVLLMKGIGVDHLGVADTIGVGTPRKIQAAMERALKHYPLVEVSGHFHDTYGQALSNIYACLELGVHNFDASVAGLGGCPYAKGATGNVATEDVVFMLNGLGLETGIDIDKLVDAGAYISNVLGRPPVSRVGRALLAKRAG; translated from the coding sequence ATGAACTTGCCAAGCCGCGTCACCCTGGTCGATGTGGGCCCGCGCGACGGCCTGCAGAACGAAAAGCAGCCGGTCGCCACCGAACACAAGGCGCAGCTGGTGGCCATGCTGCAGGCCGCCGGCCTGCGCGAGATCGAGGTCACCAGCTTCGTCAGCCCCAAATGGGTGCCGCAGATGGCCGACAACGAGGCGGTCATGGCCGCCATCGCGCGCCAGCCCGGCGTGCGCTACTCGGTGCTGACGCCGAACATGAAGGGCCTGGAGGCGGCGCTGCCGACCAAGCCGGACGAGATCGTGGTGTTCGCGGCCGCCAGCGAGGCCTTCAGCCAGAAGAACATCAACTGCTCGATCGCCGAGAGCATCGAGCGCTTCGCCCCCGTGGTGGAGGCCGCCCATGCCGCCGGCCTCAAGGTGCGCGGCGCGCTCTCCTGCGCGGTGGGCTGCCCCTATGAGGGTGACATCAGCGCCGACCAGGTTGAGCGCGTGGTGCTCTTGATGAAGGGCATCGGCGTCGACCACCTGGGCGTGGCCGACACCATCGGCGTGGGCACGCCGCGCAAGATCCAGGCGGCGATGGAGCGTGCGCTCAAGCATTACCCCCTGGTGGAGGTGAGCGGCCATTTCCACGACACCTACGGCCAGGCGCTCTCCAACATCTACGCCTGCCTGGAGCTGGGCGTGCACAACTTCGACGCCAGCGTGGCCGGCCTGGGCGGCTGCCCCTATGCCAAGGGTGCGACCGGCAATGTGGCGACCGAAGACGTCGTCTTCATGCTGAATGGCTTGGGGCTAGAGACCGGTATCGACATCGACAAGCTGGTCGACGCCGGCGCCTACATCTCGAACGTGCTGGGCCGCCCGCCGGTCTCGCGCGTGGGACGCGCGCTGCTGGCCAAGCGGGCGGGCTGA
- the bioD gene encoding dethiobiotin synthase, translated as MRGFFITGTDTEIGKTCISAGLTHAFAQLGLRVAAIKPIAAGQDFVDGAWVNEDVRRLRAASNMALSDAEVGPLQLRAACAPHIAARLEDCTIDREPLLHAVRSTAARAELCIVEGVGGFRVPLSPHWDTADLAADLQLPVVLVVGLRLGCINHALLTAEAIAARGLRLAAWVANTVDTEMPHVADNLAALTAVLSAAPFNAPCWGHVPRLFDPSPAAVAAHLPQPPLLQALESFP; from the coding sequence ATGAGAGGCTTCTTCATCACCGGCACCGACACCGAGATCGGCAAGACCTGCATCAGCGCCGGCCTGACCCACGCGTTTGCGCAGCTGGGCCTGCGCGTGGCCGCCATCAAGCCGATCGCGGCGGGGCAGGACTTCGTCGACGGCGCCTGGGTCAACGAGGACGTGCGGCGCCTGCGCGCGGCCAGCAATATGGCGCTCAGCGATGCCGAGGTCGGCCCGCTGCAGCTGCGCGCCGCCTGCGCGCCGCACATCGCCGCCCGCCTGGAGGACTGCACCATTGATCGCGAGCCGCTGCTGCATGCCGTGCGCAGCACCGCCGCGCGCGCCGAGCTGTGCATCGTCGAGGGCGTGGGCGGCTTCCGCGTGCCCCTGAGCCCGCATTGGGACACCGCCGACCTGGCGGCCGATCTGCAGCTGCCGGTGGTGCTGGTGGTCGGCCTGCGTCTGGGTTGCATCAACCACGCCCTGCTCACCGCCGAGGCGATTGCCGCGCGCGGCCTGCGGTTGGCCGCCTGGGTGGCCAATACCGTGGACACCGAGATGCCCCATGTGGCGGACAATCTGGCCGCATTGACGGCGGTGCTGTCCGCCGCACCCTTCAACGCTCCCTGCTGGGGCCATGTGCCCCGGCTCTTCGATCCTTCCCCTGCGGCAGTCGCCGCGCATCTGCCTCAGCCGCCGCTGCTGCAAGCCCTGGAATCCTTCCCATGA
- a CDS encoding acetyl/propionyl/methylcrotonyl-CoA carboxylase subunit alpha: MFKKILIANRGEIACRVAATARRLGVKTVAVYSEADARAKHVQACDEAVLIGGPAPRDSYLQWQRIIEAAKATGAEAVHPGYGFLSENEEFAEACAKAGLVFIGPPSSAIRAMGLKAESKRLMEAAGVPLVPGYHGADQDPALLKREADRIGYPVLIKASAGGGGKGMRAVLQASDFDAALASCKREAINSFGDDAVLIERYVQKPRHIEIQVFGDSQGSCVYLFERDCSVQRRHQKVLEEAPAPGMSAARRREMGEAAVAAAKAVGYVGAGTVEFIAEQDGRFYFMEMNTRLQVEHPVTEAITGQDLVEWQLRVASGEALPLKQHELQMHGHAIEARICAENPDGGFLPATGRLDVARWPAHVSFERGHVRIDAGVGEGDEISPYYDSMVAKLIVWGEDRSQALARLDAALRDTHIVGLQTNVAFLRRCAATASFAGADLDTGLIERERAALFDQPGLPLQISAAAVVAHTLAKEAALQSTDPWTARDGWRMYGASARRFDLEAGGTHHEVLLSRHHQGGMHLTVEGQSLPFAVNSAGLESHELLLGEGLAQRRVTVKTYAQGERVAVFAAEGSAIVTEVDVIAHAGEGGGEGGRLTAPMPGKLVSFLAQPGDKVAKGQALAVMEAMKMEHTINAPRDGVVAELLFAVGDQVTDGAELLRMEA, from the coding sequence ATGTTCAAGAAGATCCTCATTGCCAACCGCGGCGAAATCGCCTGCCGCGTGGCGGCCACCGCGCGCCGTCTGGGCGTCAAGACCGTGGCGGTCTATTCCGAGGCCGATGCGCGTGCCAAGCATGTGCAGGCCTGCGATGAGGCGGTGCTGATCGGCGGCCCGGCGCCGCGCGATTCCTACCTGCAATGGCAGCGCATCATCGAGGCGGCCAAGGCCACCGGCGCCGAGGCCGTGCACCCCGGCTACGGCTTTCTGAGCGAGAACGAGGAGTTCGCTGAAGCCTGCGCCAAGGCCGGCCTGGTCTTCATCGGCCCGCCGTCCTCGGCGATTCGCGCGATGGGCCTGAAGGCCGAGTCCAAACGCCTGATGGAAGCGGCCGGCGTGCCCCTGGTGCCCGGCTATCACGGCGCCGACCAGGACCCGGCACTGCTGAAGCGGGAGGCCGACCGCATCGGCTATCCGGTGCTGATCAAGGCCAGCGCTGGCGGCGGCGGCAAGGGCATGCGCGCGGTGCTGCAGGCGTCCGACTTTGACGCCGCGCTGGCCTCCTGCAAGCGCGAGGCCATCAACAGCTTTGGCGACGATGCGGTGCTGATCGAGCGCTATGTGCAGAAGCCCCGCCACATCGAGATCCAGGTGTTTGGCGACAGCCAGGGCAGCTGCGTCTACCTGTTCGAGCGCGACTGCTCGGTGCAGCGCCGCCACCAGAAGGTGCTGGAAGAGGCCCCGGCCCCCGGCATGAGCGCGGCGCGCCGCCGCGAGATGGGCGAGGCCGCGGTGGCGGCCGCCAAGGCGGTGGGCTATGTGGGCGCCGGCACGGTGGAGTTCATCGCCGAGCAGGACGGCCGTTTCTACTTCATGGAAATGAACACCCGCCTGCAGGTGGAGCATCCGGTCACCGAAGCCATCACCGGCCAGGACCTGGTGGAGTGGCAATTGCGCGTGGCGTCCGGCGAAGCGCTGCCGCTCAAGCAGCATGAACTGCAAATGCATGGGCACGCCATCGAGGCGCGCATCTGTGCCGAGAACCCCGATGGCGGCTTCCTGCCCGCCACCGGCCGCCTGGACGTGGCGCGCTGGCCGGCGCATGTGAGCTTCGAGCGCGGCCATGTGCGCATCGATGCCGGCGTGGGCGAGGGCGACGAGATCAGCCCCTACTACGACTCCATGGTGGCCAAGCTGATCGTCTGGGGCGAGGACCGCTCCCAGGCTCTGGCGCGCCTGGATGCGGCGCTGCGCGACACGCATATCGTCGGCCTGCAGACCAATGTGGCCTTTCTGCGCCGCTGCGCCGCCACCGCTTCCTTCGCCGGTGCGGATCTGGACACCGGCCTGATCGAGCGCGAGCGCGCCGCGCTGTTCGACCAGCCCGGCCTGCCGCTGCAGATCAGCGCCGCCGCGGTGGTGGCCCATACCCTGGCCAAGGAAGCCGCGCTGCAGAGCACCGACCCCTGGACCGCACGCGACGGCTGGCGCATGTACGGCGCCTCGGCACGCCGCTTTGATTTGGAGGCTGGCGGCACGCACCACGAGGTGCTGCTCTCGCGCCACCACCAGGGTGGCATGCATCTCACGGTGGAGGGGCAATCTTTGCCTTTCGCGGTGAACTCCGCGGGCCTCGAATCGCATGAACTGCTGCTGGGTGAAGGCCTGGCACAGCGGCGCGTGACAGTGAAGACCTATGCCCAGGGCGAGCGCGTCGCCGTGTTCGCGGCCGAGGGCTCGGCCATCGTCACCGAGGTGGACGTGATTGCCCATGCCGGCGAGGGTGGCGGCGAAGGCGGCCGCCTCACCGCCCCCATGCCCGGCAAGCTGGTGTCCTTCCTGGCCCAGCCGGGTGACAAGGTGGCCAAGGGACAGGCGCTGGCGGTGATGGAAGCGATGAAGATGGAGCACACCATCAACGCGCCGCGCGACGGCGTGGTGGCCGAGTTGCTGTTCGCCGTCGGCGATCAGGTGACGGATGGTGCCGAACTGCTGCGCATGGAGGCCTGA
- a CDS encoding carboxyl transferase domain-containing protein — MPVLTTKLNARSADFKANAEAMRALIADLSARLEKIAQGGGEAARAKHTARGKLLPRDRVEMLLDPGTPFLELAPLAGLNMYDNAAPGGGIVAGIGRVSGVECMIVCNDATVKGGTYYPITVKKHLRAQEIAEQNHLPCIYLVDSGGANLPNQDEVFPDRDHFGRIFYNQANLSAKGLAQIAVVMGSCTAGGAYVPAMSDETIIVKNQGTIFLGGPPLVKAATGEVVSAEDLGGGDVHTRLSGVADHLANNDTHALAIARQSVARLNWQKNIGMAMQAPRAPLFDATELHGVIPTDTRKPFDVREVIARVVDGSEFDEFKARYGATLVCGFAHIEGMPVGIVANNGILFAESANKGAHFIELCCQRKIPLVFLQNITGFMVGRKYENEGIARAGAKMVTAVACAQVPKFTVIIGGSFGAGNYGMCGRAYSPRFLWMWPNARISVMGGEQAASVLATVKRDGIEAKGGSWSAEEEESFKAPIRQQYEDQGHPYYASARLWDDGVIDPADTRRVLALGLSAALNAPIPDTKFGVFRM, encoded by the coding sequence ATGCCGGTTTTGACCACCAAACTGAACGCCCGCTCGGCCGATTTCAAGGCCAATGCCGAGGCCATGCGGGCGCTCATCGCCGACCTCAGCGCGCGGCTTGAAAAGATCGCCCAGGGTGGTGGGGAGGCCGCGCGTGCCAAGCACACCGCACGCGGCAAGCTGCTGCCGCGCGACCGGGTGGAGATGCTGCTGGACCCCGGCACGCCGTTTCTGGAACTGGCCCCGCTGGCCGGCCTGAATATGTATGACAACGCCGCGCCCGGCGGCGGCATCGTTGCCGGCATCGGCCGCGTCTCGGGCGTGGAATGCATGATCGTGTGCAACGACGCCACGGTGAAGGGCGGCACCTACTACCCCATCACGGTGAAAAAGCATCTGCGCGCCCAGGAGATCGCCGAGCAGAACCATCTGCCCTGCATCTATCTGGTGGACTCGGGCGGCGCCAATCTGCCGAACCAGGACGAGGTCTTCCCGGACCGCGACCATTTCGGCCGCATCTTCTACAACCAGGCCAATCTCTCGGCCAAGGGGCTGGCGCAGATCGCCGTGGTGATGGGCTCCTGCACGGCGGGCGGCGCCTATGTGCCGGCGATGAGCGACGAGACCATCATCGTGAAGAACCAGGGCACCATCTTCCTGGGCGGCCCGCCGCTGGTGAAGGCCGCCACCGGCGAGGTGGTGAGCGCCGAAGACCTGGGCGGCGGCGATGTGCACACCCGCCTCTCGGGCGTGGCCGACCACCTGGCCAATAACGACACCCATGCGCTGGCGATCGCACGCCAGTCGGTGGCGCGCCTGAACTGGCAGAAGAACATCGGCATGGCCATGCAGGCGCCGCGTGCGCCGCTGTTCGATGCCACCGAGCTGCATGGCGTGATCCCGACCGACACGCGCAAGCCCTTCGATGTGCGCGAGGTGATCGCGCGCGTCGTCGACGGCAGCGAGTTCGATGAATTCAAGGCCCGCTACGGCGCCACCCTGGTGTGCGGCTTCGCCCATATCGAGGGCATGCCGGTGGGCATCGTCGCCAACAACGGCATCCTGTTCGCCGAGAGCGCCAACAAGGGCGCGCACTTCATCGAGCTGTGCTGCCAGCGCAAGATCCCGCTGGTGTTCCTGCAGAACATCACTGGCTTCATGGTGGGCCGCAAGTACGAGAACGAGGGCATTGCCCGCGCCGGCGCCAAGATGGTCACCGCCGTGGCCTGCGCCCAGGTGCCCAAGTTCACCGTCATCATCGGCGGCAGCTTCGGTGCCGGCAATTACGGCATGTGCGGCCGTGCCTACAGCCCGCGCTTCCTGTGGATGTGGCCGAACGCGCGCATCTCGGTGATGGGTGGCGAGCAGGCCGCCAGCGTGCTGGCCACCGTCAAGCGCGACGGCATCGAGGCCAAGGGCGGTTCGTGGAGCGCGGAGGAAGAGGAAAGCTTCAAGGCGCCGATCCGCCAGCAGTACGAAGACCAGGGCCATCCCTATTACGCCAGCGCCCGCCTGTGGGACGACGGCGTGATCGACCCCGCCGACACGCGCCGCGTGCTGGCGCTGGGCCTGTCGGCCGCGCTCAACGCGCCGATCCCGGATACCAAGTTCGGCGTGTTCCGCATGTAA
- a CDS encoding aminotransferase class I/II-fold pyridoxal phosphate-dependent enzyme: MLLEHLNTKLKAIEAQSLTRFLRQAESRTAPRQIVRGADGIARELLMFCSNDYLGLAAHPRIAEALAEGARIYGGGSGASPLISGHTVAHERVAQTLADWFAPHIPQARAIGFCTGYMANLAVVTALGDEQTEIFSEALNHASLIDGTRLAKAKVTRFGHADVGQLRTLLAASQAKIKLIVSDAVFSMDGDLAPLPQLLALAEEFDAWLIVDDAHGFGVLGAKGRGSLEHFDLKSQRLILVGTLGKAAGLAGAFVVAHETVVEYLLQAARNFIFSTASPAAIEHALLTSFDLIEGETGVQRRENLVRLQAQLRKGIEALLARHPRLGWKLAASETPVQPLIVGGNAEVMQLAARLEREGLRVPGIRPPTVPKGEARLRITLCATHSAADVEQLLAALASAAADMDRVAA, from the coding sequence ATGTTGCTTGAACACCTGAACACCAAGCTCAAGGCCATCGAGGCGCAAAGCCTCACGCGCTTCCTGCGCCAGGCCGAGAGCCGCACCGCGCCGCGCCAGATCGTGCGTGGCGCTGATGGCATCGCGCGCGAACTGCTGATGTTCTGCTCCAACGACTACCTGGGCCTGGCCGCCCATCCACGCATCGCCGAGGCCCTGGCCGAGGGCGCGCGCATCTATGGTGGCGGCTCGGGCGCCTCGCCGCTGATCAGCGGCCACACGGTGGCGCATGAGCGCGTCGCCCAGACCCTGGCCGACTGGTTCGCGCCGCACATCCCGCAGGCGCGCGCGATCGGCTTCTGCACCGGCTATATGGCCAATCTGGCGGTGGTCACCGCGCTGGGCGATGAGCAGACCGAGATCTTCTCGGAGGCGCTCAACCATGCCTCGCTGATCGACGGCACCCGCCTGGCCAAGGCCAAGGTCACGCGCTTCGGCCATGCCGACGTGGGCCAGCTGCGCACGCTGCTGGCGGCGAGCCAGGCCAAGATCAAGCTGATCGTCAGCGATGCCGTCTTCAGCATGGATGGCGACCTCGCGCCGCTGCCGCAGCTGCTGGCCCTGGCCGAGGAATTCGATGCCTGGCTGATCGTCGACGATGCCCATGGCTTCGGCGTGCTGGGCGCCAAGGGCCGTGGCTCGCTGGAGCATTTCGACCTGAAGAGCCAGCGCCTGATCCTGGTGGGCACGCTGGGCAAGGCCGCGGGCCTGGCCGGCGCCTTCGTGGTGGCGCATGAGACGGTGGTCGAGTACCTGCTGCAGGCCGCCCGCAACTTCATCTTCTCCACCGCCTCGCCGGCCGCGATCGAGCATGCGCTGCTCACCAGCTTCGATCTGATCGAGGGCGAAACCGGTGTGCAGCGCCGCGAGAACCTGGTGCGCCTGCAAGCCCAGCTGCGCAAGGGCATCGAGGCCTTGCTGGCCCGCCATCCGCGCCTGGGCTGGAAGCTGGCCGCCTCCGAGACGCCGGTGCAGCCGCTGATCGTCGGCGGCAATGCCGAGGTGATGCAGCTGGCTGCAAGGCTGGAGCGCGAGGGCCTGCGCGTGCCCGGCATCCGCCCGCCCACCGTGCCCAAGGGCGAGGCGCGGCTGCGCATCACGCTGTGCGCCACACACAGTGCGGCCGATGTGGAACAGCTGCTGGCGGCGCTCGCGTCGGCGGCCGCGGACATGGACAGGGTGGCAGCATGA
- the bioA gene encoding adenosylmethionine--8-amino-7-oxononanoate transaminase has protein sequence MSATQALQRRSLDAVWHPCTQMARAESVPPLPIARGEGPWLHDFDGRRYFDANSSWWVNLFGHADAGINAAIKQQLDTLPHVMLAGCTHEPAVRLAERLSARTGGALGHCFFGSDGASAVEIALKQSFHSWRNLGRGDKREFVCLKNGYHGETIGALAVTDVAIFRDAYDPLLMRAHIVSSPDSRLDNEAEALAAMRALLAERHEHIAAVIVEPLVQGAAGMVMHAPSYLKALRELTREFEVHLIADEIAVGCGRTGTFFAWEQTGADWPDFILLSKGITAGTLPLSLVLTTDAVYRAFWSEDVTRGFLHSHSYTGNALACAAANAVLDRFDAGQLEANRVQAALLAEALAPLAADPRVEHFRQRGMILAFDVKKPGERFAERFHLAARAHELLIRPIGATVYLMPPYLIDAQQTAAFLAEAVRRTLDDVA, from the coding sequence ATGAGCGCGACCCAGGCCCTGCAGCGCCGCAGCCTCGATGCGGTGTGGCACCCCTGCACCCAGATGGCGCGGGCTGAAAGCGTGCCACCGCTGCCGATCGCGCGGGGCGAGGGGCCGTGGCTCCACGACTTCGATGGCCGGCGCTATTTCGATGCCAACAGCAGCTGGTGGGTGAACCTGTTCGGCCACGCCGATGCCGGCATCAACGCCGCCATCAAGCAGCAGCTCGACACCTTGCCGCATGTGATGCTGGCGGGCTGCACGCATGAACCGGCGGTGCGCCTGGCCGAGCGGCTTTCGGCGCGCACCGGCGGCGCCCTGGGCCATTGCTTCTTCGGCAGCGACGGCGCCAGCGCGGTGGAGATCGCGCTCAAGCAGAGCTTTCATTCCTGGCGCAATCTGGGCCGCGGCGACAAGCGCGAGTTCGTCTGCCTGAAGAACGGTTACCACGGCGAGACGATCGGCGCGCTGGCCGTCACCGATGTGGCGATCTTCCGCGATGCCTACGACCCGCTGCTGATGCGCGCCCATATCGTGAGCTCGCCCGACAGCCGCCTGGACAACGAGGCCGAGGCCCTGGCCGCGATGCGCGCCCTGCTGGCCGAGCGCCATGAACATATCGCCGCGGTGATCGTCGAGCCCCTGGTGCAGGGCGCCGCCGGCATGGTGATGCATGCGCCCTCGTACCTGAAGGCGCTGCGTGAACTGACGCGCGAGTTCGAGGTGCACCTGATCGCGGATGAAATCGCGGTGGGATGCGGCCGCACGGGCACCTTCTTTGCCTGGGAACAAACGGGCGCCGACTGGCCCGACTTCATCCTGCTCTCCAAGGGCATCACCGCCGGCACCCTGCCGCTGTCGCTGGTGCTGACGACCGATGCGGTCTACCGCGCCTTCTGGTCCGAGGATGTGACGCGCGGCTTTCTGCACTCGCATTCCTACACCGGCAATGCCCTGGCCTGCGCCGCCGCCAACGCGGTGCTGGACCGCTTCGATGCCGGCCAGCTGGAGGCCAATCGCGTGCAGGCCGCCCTGCTGGCCGAGGCCCTCGCGCCGCTGGCGGCTGACCCACGGGTCGAGCACTTTCGCCAGCGCGGCATGATCCTGGCCTTCGACGTGAAGAAGCCCGGCGAACGGTTCGCCGAGCGTTTCCATCTGGCGGCGCGCGCCCATGAGCTGCTGATACGCCCGATCGGCGCCACCGTCTACCTGATGCCCCCTTATCTGATTGATGCTCAGCAGACCGCGGCCTTCCTGGCCGAGGCCGTGCGCCGGACCCTCGACGATGTTGCTTGA
- the bioB gene encoding biotin synthase BioB — protein MKQTFNQVQSLTPSTDAERRNSKAWTVNEVAALFELPFNDLMFRAQQVHRENFDANAVQLSTLLSIKTGGCEEDCKYCPQSAHFDTGLKAEKLLPLQEVMEAARAAKANGATRFCMGAAWRTPKERHLEAIGEMITEVKALGLETCLTAGMLGDGQAEQLREAGLDYYNHNLDTSPEFYGQIITTRTYQDRLDTLDRVRNVGLKVCSGGIVGLGETRRERAGLLVQLANLDPYPESVPINNLVQVEGTPLAGTAALDPFEFVRTIAVARIIMPRAMVRLSAGREEMPESLQSLCFLAGANSMFYGDKLLTTSNPQAEKDRALLDRLGMHCATEAELSAEPSAGCSEHGCATH, from the coding sequence ATGAAACAGACGTTTAACCAAGTCCAGTCCCTCACTCCCAGCACCGACGCCGAGCGCCGCAACAGCAAGGCCTGGACGGTCAACGAGGTCGCCGCCCTGTTCGAGCTGCCCTTCAACGACCTGATGTTCCGCGCCCAGCAGGTGCACCGCGAGAACTTCGACGCCAACGCGGTGCAGCTCTCCACGCTGCTCTCGATCAAGACCGGCGGCTGCGAAGAGGATTGCAAGTACTGCCCGCAGTCGGCGCACTTCGATACCGGCCTGAAGGCCGAGAAGCTGCTGCCCTTGCAGGAGGTGATGGAGGCGGCGCGCGCCGCCAAGGCCAATGGCGCCACGCGCTTCTGCATGGGCGCGGCCTGGCGCACGCCCAAGGAACGCCATCTGGAAGCGATCGGCGAGATGATCACCGAGGTCAAGGCCCTGGGCCTGGAGACCTGCCTCACCGCCGGCATGCTGGGTGATGGCCAGGCCGAGCAATTGCGTGAGGCGGGCCTGGACTATTACAACCACAACCTCGACACCTCGCCCGAGTTCTACGGCCAGATCATCACCACGCGCACCTACCAGGACCGCCTGGACACGCTGGACCGCGTGCGCAACGTCGGCCTGAAGGTCTGCTCGGGCGGCATAGTCGGCCTGGGCGAGACGCGCCGCGAGCGTGCCGGCCTGCTGGTGCAGCTGGCCAATCTGGACCCCTATCCCGAGTCGGTGCCCATCAACAACCTGGTGCAGGTGGAAGGCACGCCGCTGGCCGGCACCGCCGCGCTGGACCCGTTCGAGTTCGTGCGCACCATCGCGGTGGCCCGCATCATCATGCCGCGCGCCATGGTGCGCCTCTCGGCCGGCCGCGAGGAGATGCCCGAGAGCCTGCAGTCGCTCTGTTTCCTGGCCGGTGCCAACAGCATGTTCTATGGCGACAAGCTGCTCACCACCAGCAACCCGCAGGCCGAGAAGGACCGCGCCCTGCTGGACCGCCTGGGCATGCATTGCGCCACCGAGGCCGAGCTGAGCGCCGAGCCCAGTGCCGGCTGCAGCGAGCACGGCTGCGCTACGCACTGA